One genomic window of Arachis hypogaea cultivar Tifrunner chromosome 8, arahy.Tifrunner.gnm2.J5K5, whole genome shotgun sequence includes the following:
- the LOC112707725 gene encoding TMV resistance protein N isoform X2 has protein sequence MAISFVQSGKARMGALQGGHHEKTSCLCRSEPEFIKVIVRDTAGRLPLPEPTDHVVGLDTRCEEVKSRLDIESYENVCMLGIYGPGGIGKTTLAKCLFDKIKRQFEASCFLGNVREKSESRESLESLQKTLLDDMGEETITEFGSEFKGGSEIKRRLRHRRVLLVLDDVNSITQLESLAGGHDWFGSGSRIIITTRDTDMVDKHVMGDVVTKKYKMEELNDDDSLELFCWHAFNSKEPAENFENVSRNAISYAKGFPLALEVIGSHLGGFESVDSWEEELDQYRIDPSIQGVLKRSYDSLYELDQKTFLDIACFFKGEKWEYVKRVLKACDFYPVVRVFISKCLITVNQNGCLEMHDLVQDMGKEIVTSDSPTNPGERSRLWSHKDILQVLKDDTGSSSIEGIMLHPATHEEVDHWITTAFNKMENLRILIVRNTIFSTAPSCLPKSLRLLEWKGYPSESSPLDFHPNRIVDLKLPHSALKLEKSFQIFEDLTFINLSQCQSITQIPNVSGAKSLRVFILDRCHKLVKFDESVGFLPNLVYLSASECRVLRSFVPRMYLPSLEVLSFYFCKKLQNFPDVMQKMDKPLKIYLANTAIKEFPDSIGNLIGLEHIDISICRGLKDLPSSFFKLPKLFTLTMEGCYHLRRSFKRFKESHSTLDDCPNIKRLNFTGANLSDEDLHPTIQVLQKLEDVNVSHNDFVSLPNCIERSVHIKCLDVSYCKNLKTIPELPSSIQKVDARYCLSLTSESSTELWSKVLLETERIQIVMPKKEIPNLFDCDSSEGIPLFWARRKFPVVALAFMFGRSTVSNSVAETRTDILGFFPQIGSSLSFIVRLHLFIGGKQIFPKDSKYFSVGEDHVLLFDLRALFSDEEWHDLDAYLGVGDDGWKAIQVQCESPLTLSHWGVYVYKQDTNSADIQFKNPNPKSPLSDLVPKRSPHEPQESMMRQVAENLNPRELLGDYLPLVELTEVPSFTSALLRSLRTGKAEATRPESSAYGASLKQEHEESNWNVSRVMDMIKDDVPTHIADAYSNEIREGRRFVEELMRARMELLKEKGQERMDIDMAIVLEQPRSGRPPSRRYWGRLHIKYEEITAKAIVRKTTQLAWRDWNPGRTTTKEKATAVLLKCTGQGESSEEENNDPVLAELLSQIEEDAMRFNTSYGKMKACIILTDDAYALISEEYVPEFMLIRGKENAEIKGMSQWGALELLIYGFMRASGENTFGSVESEPRFEKTPYGKIRVEN, from the exons ATGGCGATTAGCTTTGTCCAAAGTGGAAAAGCTAGGATGGGTGCACTGCAAGGAGGACAT CATGAAAAAACATCATGCTTGTGCAGGTCTGAACCGGAGTTTATCAAGGTTATTGTTAGAGACACCGCTGGCAGATTACCGTTGCCTGAACCAACTGATCATGTAGTTGGACTGGATACTCGCTGTGAAGAAGTAAAATCACGACTAGATATTGAGTCTTATGAAAATGTTTGCATGTTGGGAATTTATGGACCCGGTGGAATAGGCAAAACCACATTGGCCAAATGTCTGTTCGACAAGATCAAGCGGCAGTTTGAAGCTTCATGTTTTCTCGGTAATGTCAGAGAAAAATCTGAAAGTCGTGAAAGTTTAGAAAGTCTGCAAAAGACACTTTTAGATGACATGGGTGAGGAGACAATAACCGAGTTTGGAAGTGAATTTAAGGGAGGATCTGAAATCAAACGAAGACTTCGCCACAGAAGAGTACTTCTAGTTCTTGATGATGTTAATTCaataacgcaactggaatcactgGCTGGAGGGCATGATTGGTTTGGTTCAGGCAGCAGAATCATTATAACAACAAGGGATACTGATATGGTAGACAAGCATGTGATGGGTGATGTTGTCACCAAGAAATACAAGATGGAGGAGCTAAATGATGATGATTCCTTGGAACTCTTTTGTTGGCATGCTTTCAACAGCAAAGAGCCTGCAGAGAACTTTGAAAATGTTTCAAGAAATGCAATAAGTTATGCAAAGGGCTTTCCACTTGCTTTAGAAGTAATAGGCTCCCATTTAGGGGGTTTTGAAAGTGTGGATAGCTGGGAAGAGGAACTGGACCAGTATAGAATTGATCCAAGTATTCAAGGAGTACTTAAAAGAAGCTACGATAGCTTGTATGAACTTGACCAGAAAACTTTCTTGGACATTGCTTGTTTCTTCAAAGGAGAGAAATGGGAGTATGTTAAAAGGGTATTGAAAGCTTGCGACTTCTACCCAGTTGTTCGAGTGTTCATTAGTAAATGTCTCATCACTGTAAATCAAAATGGCTGCTTGGAAATGCATGATCTAGTGCAAGACATGGGCAAGGAGATTGTAACGAGCGACTCGCCAACAAACCCTGGTGAACGTAGCAGATTATGGTCTCATAAAGACATTCTTCAGGTTCTCAAAGATGACACA GGAAGTAGTTCAATTGAAGGAATAATGCTTCACCCTGCTACCCATGAAGAAGTAGATCATTGGATTACTACTGCCTTTAACAAGATGGAGAACCTTAGAATTTTAATTGTTCGGAATACAATATTTTCAACGGCGCCAAGTTGTCTTCCAAAGAGTTTGCGACTATTGGAGTGGAAAGGATATCCATCAGAGTCGTCCCCACTTGATTTTCATCCCAACAGAATTGTTGACCTCAAGCTACCTCACAGTGCTCTTAAATTGGAAAAGTCATTTCAG ATATTTGAGGATTTGACATTTATCAATCTCTCCCAGTGTCAGTCCATTACACAAATTCCCAATGTGTctggagcaaaaagcttgagagTCTTCATACTAGACAGATGCCATAAGTTGGTAAAGTTCGATGAATCTGTTGGGTTTCTGCCAAATCTTGTGTACTTAAGTGCCTCAGAATGCAGGGTGCTTCGTAGTTTTGTGCCAAGAATGTATTTGCCATCTCTTGAAGTgctttcattttacttttgtaagAAACTTCAGAACTTCCCAGATGTCATGCAAAAGATGGATAAGCCCTTAAAGATTTACTTGGCAAATACTGCTATCAAAGAGTTCCCAGATTCCATTGGTAATCTTATAGGGCTTGAGCATATAGACATTTCAATATGCAGAGGACTCAAAGATCTACCAAGTAGCTTCTTCAAGTTGCCGAAACTTTTCACATTAACCATGGAGGGATGTTATCATCTTAGAAGATCATTTAAGAGGTTCAAAGAGAGCCATTCCACATTAGATGACTGCCCAAATATAAAGAGACTGAACTTCACTGGTGCCAATCTATCAGATGAAGATCTTCATCCAACTATTCAGGTTCTTCAAAAGCTGGAAGACGTCAATGTATCACACAATGATTTTGTATCCCTCCCAAATTGCATCGAACGATCTGTGCACATAAAATGTCTTGATGTTAGTTATTGTAAGAATCTTAAGACAATTCCAGAACTGCCATCCAGCATTCAAAAAGTAGATGCAAGATATTGCTTATCCTTAACTTCAGAGTCCTCAACCGAACTGTGGTCTAAG GTCTTACTAGAGACCGAAAGAATTCAAATTGTGATGCCAAAAAAGGAGATTCCCAATTTGTTTGACTGCGATTCCAGTGAAGGTATTCCTCTGTTTTGGGCTCGCAGAAAGTTCCCTGTTGTTGCTTTAGCATTCATGTTTGGGAGATCCACTGTGAGCAACAGTGTTGCTGAGACAAGGACTGACATCCTGGGTTTCTTCCCTCAAATTGGTTCATCCTTGTCCTTCATTGTTCGCCTTCACTTGTTCATTGGTGGCAAACAAATATTTCCGAAGGATTCCAAATATTTCAGTGTTGGGGAAGATCATGTGCTACTTTTTGATCTACGAGCTTTGTTCAGTGACGAAGAGTGGCATGATCTTGATGCGTATCTTGGAGTTGGAGACGATGGTTGGAAAGCCATTCAGGTTCAATGTGAATCACCATTAACTCTCAGTCATTGGGGTGTGTATGTGTATAAGCAAGACACAAACTCGGCTGATATTCAATTCAAGAATCCCAATCCCAAATCTCCGTTGTCCGACTTGGTTCCAAAAAGAAGTCCGCATGAACCCCAGGAAAGTATGATGAGACAAGTGGCAGAAAATTTGAATCCAAGAGAATTACTTGGTGACTATTTGCCTCTTGTGGAGTTAACAGAAGTTCCCTCTTTTACATCGGCATTGCTGAGATCGTTGAGGACTGGTAAGGCTGAAGCAACAAGGCCGGAATCTTCGGCCTATGGTGCAAGCTTAAAGCAGGAACATGAAGAATCTAATTGGAATGTTTCGAGGGTGATGGACATGATAAAGGATGATGTGCCTACACATATTGCTGATGCATACTCTAATGAAATACGAGAAGGACGGCGATTTGTCGAAGAACTGATGAGGGCACgcatggaattgttgaaggaaaAGGGACAAGAGAGGATGGATATTGATATGGCAATCGTTTTAGAGCAACCGCGGTCTGGAAGACCTCCGTCCCGTCGTTATTGGGGAAGGCTGCACATAAAGTATGAAGAGATAACCGCGAAAGCAATTGTGAGGAAGACAACCCAACTAGCATGGCGAGATTGGAATCCCGGCCGTACAACAACAAAAGAGAAGGCAACCGCTGTTCTCTTGAAATGCACGGGGCAAGGGGAATCGtcagaagaagaaaataatgatCCTGTGTTGGCAGAATTATTAAGCCAGATAGAGGAAGATGCTATGCGCTTCAATACGTCATATGGGAAGATGAAGGCATGTATTATCTTAACTGACGATGCTTATGCTCTCATTTCTGAAGAATATGTACCGGAGTTCATGCttatcagaggaaaagaaaatgcagaaataAAAGGGATGTCACAATGGGGAGCGTTAGAATTGTTGATATATGGATTTATGAGAGCATCAGGAGAAAATACGTTTGGATCGGTAGAGTCCGAACCTCGCTTCGAGAAGACACCTTACGGGAAAATAAGGGTGGAGAACTAA
- the LOC112707725 gene encoding TMV resistance protein N isoform X1, which yields MAANDVFLSFRGGTRYRFSDHLYGALRQNRIETFRDNENLRVGDELEPILMKEIENCEMAVVVLCENYASSTWCLRELVKIIDCHEKQGKQVLPIIYRVNPSDVWDQKGCYETAMAKHENREDPQKVKAWRLALSKVEKLGWVHCKEDMSEPEFIKVIVRDTAGRLPLPEPTDHVVGLDTRCEEVKSRLDIESYENVCMLGIYGPGGIGKTTLAKCLFDKIKRQFEASCFLGNVREKSESRESLESLQKTLLDDMGEETITEFGSEFKGGSEIKRRLRHRRVLLVLDDVNSITQLESLAGGHDWFGSGSRIIITTRDTDMVDKHVMGDVVTKKYKMEELNDDDSLELFCWHAFNSKEPAENFENVSRNAISYAKGFPLALEVIGSHLGGFESVDSWEEELDQYRIDPSIQGVLKRSYDSLYELDQKTFLDIACFFKGEKWEYVKRVLKACDFYPVVRVFISKCLITVNQNGCLEMHDLVQDMGKEIVTSDSPTNPGERSRLWSHKDILQVLKDDTGSSSIEGIMLHPATHEEVDHWITTAFNKMENLRILIVRNTIFSTAPSCLPKSLRLLEWKGYPSESSPLDFHPNRIVDLKLPHSALKLEKSFQIFEDLTFINLSQCQSITQIPNVSGAKSLRVFILDRCHKLVKFDESVGFLPNLVYLSASECRVLRSFVPRMYLPSLEVLSFYFCKKLQNFPDVMQKMDKPLKIYLANTAIKEFPDSIGNLIGLEHIDISICRGLKDLPSSFFKLPKLFTLTMEGCYHLRRSFKRFKESHSTLDDCPNIKRLNFTGANLSDEDLHPTIQVLQKLEDVNVSHNDFVSLPNCIERSVHIKCLDVSYCKNLKTIPELPSSIQKVDARYCLSLTSESSTELWSKVLLETERIQIVMPKKEIPNLFDCDSSEGIPLFWARRKFPVVALAFMFGRSTVSNSVAETRTDILGFFPQIGSSLSFIVRLHLFIGGKQIFPKDSKYFSVGEDHVLLFDLRALFSDEEWHDLDAYLGVGDDGWKAIQVQCESPLTLSHWGVYVYKQDTNSADIQFKNPNPKSPLSDLVPKRSPHEPQESMMRQVAENLNPRELLGDYLPLVELTEVPSFTSALLRSLRTGKAEATRPESSAYGASLKQEHEESNWNVSRVMDMIKDDVPTHIADAYSNEIREGRRFVEELMRARMELLKEKGQERMDIDMAIVLEQPRSGRPPSRRYWGRLHIKYEEITAKAIVRKTTQLAWRDWNPGRTTTKEKATAVLLKCTGQGESSEEENNDPVLAELLSQIEEDAMRFNTSYGKMKACIILTDDAYALISEEYVPEFMLIRGKENAEIKGMSQWGALELLIYGFMRASGENTFGSVESEPRFEKTPYGKIRVEN from the exons ATGGCGGCAAATGATGTATTCCTGAGTTTTAGAGGAGGGACGCGCTACCGATTCTCGGATCATCTGTATGGTGCTTTGCGCCAAAATAGAATCGAGACGTTCAGAGATAATGAAAATCTGAGGGTAGGGGATGAACTGGAACCTATTCTTATGAAGGAAATCGAAAATTGCGAAATGGCAGTAGTGGTGCTTTGTGAGAACTACGCATCTTCGACATGGTGTCTTCGTGAGCTAGTCAAGATCATTGACTGTCACGAAAAGCAAGGGAAGCAGGTTCTGCCAATTATTTACAGAGTGAATCCTTCAGATGTGTGGGATCAGAAGGGTTGCTATGAGACAGCCATGGCTAAACATGAGAACAGGGAAGACCCTCAGAAGGTCAAAGCATGGCGATTAGCTTTGTCCAAAGTGGAAAAGCTAGGATGGGTGCACTGCAAGGAGGACAT GTCTGAACCGGAGTTTATCAAGGTTATTGTTAGAGACACCGCTGGCAGATTACCGTTGCCTGAACCAACTGATCATGTAGTTGGACTGGATACTCGCTGTGAAGAAGTAAAATCACGACTAGATATTGAGTCTTATGAAAATGTTTGCATGTTGGGAATTTATGGACCCGGTGGAATAGGCAAAACCACATTGGCCAAATGTCTGTTCGACAAGATCAAGCGGCAGTTTGAAGCTTCATGTTTTCTCGGTAATGTCAGAGAAAAATCTGAAAGTCGTGAAAGTTTAGAAAGTCTGCAAAAGACACTTTTAGATGACATGGGTGAGGAGACAATAACCGAGTTTGGAAGTGAATTTAAGGGAGGATCTGAAATCAAACGAAGACTTCGCCACAGAAGAGTACTTCTAGTTCTTGATGATGTTAATTCaataacgcaactggaatcactgGCTGGAGGGCATGATTGGTTTGGTTCAGGCAGCAGAATCATTATAACAACAAGGGATACTGATATGGTAGACAAGCATGTGATGGGTGATGTTGTCACCAAGAAATACAAGATGGAGGAGCTAAATGATGATGATTCCTTGGAACTCTTTTGTTGGCATGCTTTCAACAGCAAAGAGCCTGCAGAGAACTTTGAAAATGTTTCAAGAAATGCAATAAGTTATGCAAAGGGCTTTCCACTTGCTTTAGAAGTAATAGGCTCCCATTTAGGGGGTTTTGAAAGTGTGGATAGCTGGGAAGAGGAACTGGACCAGTATAGAATTGATCCAAGTATTCAAGGAGTACTTAAAAGAAGCTACGATAGCTTGTATGAACTTGACCAGAAAACTTTCTTGGACATTGCTTGTTTCTTCAAAGGAGAGAAATGGGAGTATGTTAAAAGGGTATTGAAAGCTTGCGACTTCTACCCAGTTGTTCGAGTGTTCATTAGTAAATGTCTCATCACTGTAAATCAAAATGGCTGCTTGGAAATGCATGATCTAGTGCAAGACATGGGCAAGGAGATTGTAACGAGCGACTCGCCAACAAACCCTGGTGAACGTAGCAGATTATGGTCTCATAAAGACATTCTTCAGGTTCTCAAAGATGACACA GGAAGTAGTTCAATTGAAGGAATAATGCTTCACCCTGCTACCCATGAAGAAGTAGATCATTGGATTACTACTGCCTTTAACAAGATGGAGAACCTTAGAATTTTAATTGTTCGGAATACAATATTTTCAACGGCGCCAAGTTGTCTTCCAAAGAGTTTGCGACTATTGGAGTGGAAAGGATATCCATCAGAGTCGTCCCCACTTGATTTTCATCCCAACAGAATTGTTGACCTCAAGCTACCTCACAGTGCTCTTAAATTGGAAAAGTCATTTCAG ATATTTGAGGATTTGACATTTATCAATCTCTCCCAGTGTCAGTCCATTACACAAATTCCCAATGTGTctggagcaaaaagcttgagagTCTTCATACTAGACAGATGCCATAAGTTGGTAAAGTTCGATGAATCTGTTGGGTTTCTGCCAAATCTTGTGTACTTAAGTGCCTCAGAATGCAGGGTGCTTCGTAGTTTTGTGCCAAGAATGTATTTGCCATCTCTTGAAGTgctttcattttacttttgtaagAAACTTCAGAACTTCCCAGATGTCATGCAAAAGATGGATAAGCCCTTAAAGATTTACTTGGCAAATACTGCTATCAAAGAGTTCCCAGATTCCATTGGTAATCTTATAGGGCTTGAGCATATAGACATTTCAATATGCAGAGGACTCAAAGATCTACCAAGTAGCTTCTTCAAGTTGCCGAAACTTTTCACATTAACCATGGAGGGATGTTATCATCTTAGAAGATCATTTAAGAGGTTCAAAGAGAGCCATTCCACATTAGATGACTGCCCAAATATAAAGAGACTGAACTTCACTGGTGCCAATCTATCAGATGAAGATCTTCATCCAACTATTCAGGTTCTTCAAAAGCTGGAAGACGTCAATGTATCACACAATGATTTTGTATCCCTCCCAAATTGCATCGAACGATCTGTGCACATAAAATGTCTTGATGTTAGTTATTGTAAGAATCTTAAGACAATTCCAGAACTGCCATCCAGCATTCAAAAAGTAGATGCAAGATATTGCTTATCCTTAACTTCAGAGTCCTCAACCGAACTGTGGTCTAAG GTCTTACTAGAGACCGAAAGAATTCAAATTGTGATGCCAAAAAAGGAGATTCCCAATTTGTTTGACTGCGATTCCAGTGAAGGTATTCCTCTGTTTTGGGCTCGCAGAAAGTTCCCTGTTGTTGCTTTAGCATTCATGTTTGGGAGATCCACTGTGAGCAACAGTGTTGCTGAGACAAGGACTGACATCCTGGGTTTCTTCCCTCAAATTGGTTCATCCTTGTCCTTCATTGTTCGCCTTCACTTGTTCATTGGTGGCAAACAAATATTTCCGAAGGATTCCAAATATTTCAGTGTTGGGGAAGATCATGTGCTACTTTTTGATCTACGAGCTTTGTTCAGTGACGAAGAGTGGCATGATCTTGATGCGTATCTTGGAGTTGGAGACGATGGTTGGAAAGCCATTCAGGTTCAATGTGAATCACCATTAACTCTCAGTCATTGGGGTGTGTATGTGTATAAGCAAGACACAAACTCGGCTGATATTCAATTCAAGAATCCCAATCCCAAATCTCCGTTGTCCGACTTGGTTCCAAAAAGAAGTCCGCATGAACCCCAGGAAAGTATGATGAGACAAGTGGCAGAAAATTTGAATCCAAGAGAATTACTTGGTGACTATTTGCCTCTTGTGGAGTTAACAGAAGTTCCCTCTTTTACATCGGCATTGCTGAGATCGTTGAGGACTGGTAAGGCTGAAGCAACAAGGCCGGAATCTTCGGCCTATGGTGCAAGCTTAAAGCAGGAACATGAAGAATCTAATTGGAATGTTTCGAGGGTGATGGACATGATAAAGGATGATGTGCCTACACATATTGCTGATGCATACTCTAATGAAATACGAGAAGGACGGCGATTTGTCGAAGAACTGATGAGGGCACgcatggaattgttgaaggaaaAGGGACAAGAGAGGATGGATATTGATATGGCAATCGTTTTAGAGCAACCGCGGTCTGGAAGACCTCCGTCCCGTCGTTATTGGGGAAGGCTGCACATAAAGTATGAAGAGATAACCGCGAAAGCAATTGTGAGGAAGACAACCCAACTAGCATGGCGAGATTGGAATCCCGGCCGTACAACAACAAAAGAGAAGGCAACCGCTGTTCTCTTGAAATGCACGGGGCAAGGGGAATCGtcagaagaagaaaataatgatCCTGTGTTGGCAGAATTATTAAGCCAGATAGAGGAAGATGCTATGCGCTTCAATACGTCATATGGGAAGATGAAGGCATGTATTATCTTAACTGACGATGCTTATGCTCTCATTTCTGAAGAATATGTACCGGAGTTCATGCttatcagaggaaaagaaaatgcagaaataAAAGGGATGTCACAATGGGGAGCGTTAGAATTGTTGATATATGGATTTATGAGAGCATCAGGAGAAAATACGTTTGGATCGGTAGAGTCCGAACCTCGCTTCGAGAAGACACCTTACGGGAAAATAAGGGTGGAGAACTAA